In Flavobacterium cerinum, one genomic interval encodes:
- a CDS encoding response regulator transcription factor, producing the protein MLKVAIIDDHKLIRDSLKLMISSFSNMEVVFESVNDPFLLQKINDKKVDIILLHIQVPHVQSYEACIRLHELYPNSKILILSQYDDKYSIRKIVECGAHGYLSKNSDPEQFQKAIVSIHKKGFYFDADIAEVLHDILLIGKNSNKLSDPLGKLSEREMEVIKLAAKGHPNTLIADKMFINVRTVEAHRKRIMEKAGAKNFTNVILKALKHHYLTIRDL; encoded by the coding sequence ATGTTAAAAGTTGCCATAATAGATGATCATAAGCTGATACGAGACAGCCTGAAGCTGATGATAAGCTCTTTCTCTAATATGGAAGTGGTTTTTGAATCGGTAAATGATCCCTTTTTATTGCAAAAAATAAATGACAAAAAGGTTGATATAATATTGTTACATATACAAGTGCCTCATGTGCAGAGTTATGAAGCTTGTATCCGACTTCATGAGCTTTATCCGAATTCCAAAATATTGATTCTCTCTCAGTATGACGATAAATACAGCATTCGTAAAATTGTAGAATGCGGTGCGCATGGCTATCTTTCTAAAAATTCGGACCCGGAGCAATTTCAAAAAGCTATAGTGAGTATTCATAAAAAAGGATTCTATTTTGATGCTGATATTGCCGAAGTGCTACATGATATTCTGTTAATCGGTAAGAATTCCAATAAGTTATCGGATCCTTTGGGGAAACTTTCGGAACGGGAAATGGAAGTTATTAAGCTGGCGGCTAAAGGGCACCCGAATACTTTAATTGCTGATAAAATGTTTATCAATGTGCGAACGGTTGAAGCACATAGAAAACGGATAATGGAAAAAGCAGGTGCTAAAAACTTCACTAATGTAATCCTAAAGGCATTAAAGCATCACTACCTGACGATACGGGATTTGTAA
- a CDS encoding SagB/ThcOx family dehydrogenase: MNNEEELLEEKELLEEQAGFEMLGQAIEMNSTRTMSLSFTSTGLRTSELKYRCINADDRLAETFLVNSRLLRNELESTASMLHYFEEPVTKMLSLPRGNAQTSQKKIFLPKRLDLNVFLGDAIVNRKSVRQYTGDDIPLDFLATILFAAGGVTHKATTTLATGEEVELKFRSPPSGGGLYPIDLAVMVNNVRGLAKGIYKYDGDQHILAPWLGADDADAVLRTMAFPEEVISAQRSSAIILLIARPWRSMRKYGTRGMRLVFMESGYISQNIHLSTQALGFGSVDCSGMYDDELNKAIKLDGVFSTVVHSILIGCPE, from the coding sequence ATGAACAATGAAGAAGAGCTACTAGAAGAAAAAGAATTACTGGAAGAACAAGCGGGATTTGAAATGCTTGGGCAGGCGATCGAGATGAATTCGACCCGAACAATGAGCCTGAGCTTTACGTCTACTGGTCTTAGAACAAGTGAATTAAAATACCGATGTATCAATGCTGATGATCGACTGGCTGAAACTTTTTTAGTCAATTCAAGATTATTGAGAAACGAGCTGGAATCGACAGCTTCAATGTTACATTATTTTGAGGAACCGGTTACTAAGATGCTTTCATTGCCGAGAGGTAATGCACAGACTTCTCAGAAAAAAATATTTTTACCCAAACGGTTGGATCTGAATGTTTTTTTGGGAGATGCCATAGTAAACAGAAAATCGGTACGACAATATACCGGTGACGATATCCCGCTTGACTTTTTAGCTACAATTCTATTTGCTGCCGGAGGTGTTACGCACAAAGCAACAACAACTCTGGCTACCGGGGAAGAAGTGGAGTTAAAGTTCAGATCACCTCCCAGCGGTGGCGGACTCTATCCGATTGACCTGGCCGTAATGGTTAACAATGTACGCGGCCTTGCTAAAGGAATTTACAAATACGATGGTGATCAGCATATACTGGCACCGTGGTTAGGCGCCGATGATGCCGATGCGGTACTCAGAACAATGGCCTTCCCGGAAGAAGTGATTTCAGCGCAGCGATCGTCTGCTATAATTCTTTTAATTGCCCGTCCCTGGAGAAGCATGCGTAAGTATGGAACAAGGGGAATGCGGCTTGTATTTATGGAATCAGGCTATATTTCTCAGAATATACACCTTTCGACTCAAGCTTTAGGGTTTGGTAGTGTGGATTGTTCGGGAATGTATGATGATGAATTAAACAAAGCAATCAAGCTGGATGGTGTGTTTTCAACGGTAGTACATTCTATCCTGATTGGCTGTCCGGAATAA
- a CDS encoding methyltransferase domain-containing protein codes for MNHPQDWYKTKEQAEGYQEFQKSYMGPSRFLCLQLAGRKIGTSPLRILDLGCGTGAAVPMLRELFPEAKITGVDIEPEMLDVAKRLYEDSNIEFLEGSSQKFPYEIGEFDFIFSFSSFRLWDNPVLCLKEIQKHLSANGLAYIADLRKDISSQIQSEALKKTSDFKSLVEEQIESAYTIDEVENLLDKADISDYLIYDQPFSVLFQNRAQQKRITEKLAEFTIDSDALNAKQNLHSMLYHLFIYPENHE; via the coding sequence ATGAATCATCCGCAAGATTGGTATAAAACAAAAGAGCAGGCTGAAGGATACCAGGAGTTTCAAAAGAGCTATATGGGACCGAGCCGATTCCTTTGTTTGCAATTGGCCGGTCGGAAAATAGGAACTTCACCGTTACGGATTTTGGATCTCGGATGTGGTACCGGTGCCGCTGTTCCGATGCTACGGGAATTATTTCCGGAAGCAAAGATTACAGGAGTCGATATTGAGCCGGAGATGCTGGATGTGGCTAAAAGGTTATATGAAGATTCTAATATTGAATTTTTAGAAGGCAGTAGCCAAAAATTTCCTTACGAAATAGGGGAATTTGATTTTATATTCAGTTTTTCATCTTTTCGTTTATGGGATAATCCGGTTTTGTGTTTAAAAGAAATACAAAAACATTTAAGCGCTAACGGATTGGCTTATATAGCCGATTTAAGAAAAGATATTTCTTCTCAGATACAATCGGAAGCCTTAAAAAAGACCAGTGATTTTAAAAGTCTTGTTGAAGAGCAAATAGAATCGGCATATACAATTGATGAAGTAGAAAATCTTTTGGATAAAGCAGACATAAGCGATTATTTAATTTATGATCAACCATTCAGTGTGCTGTTTCAAAACAGGGCACAACAAAAAAGAATAACCGAAAAGCTGGCAGAATTTACAATAGATTCTGATGCGCTTAACGCCAAACAAAACCTTCATTCGATGCTGTATCATTTATTTATCTATCCTGAAAATCATGAGTAA
- a CDS encoding CPBP family intramembrane glutamic endopeptidase, producing MSNFFATEGERLIRLLISIIILVTYYYKFLNWVRDFWVARIAKKVGDFYKGKTNWKLFDVENVVTLMVSILLQFGLFIILGIVLDFDFHSLFPDTFLLLPLFLGILLGFSEMALASGFVLVVMRLMILLKPSAPTSNHYWFILLNSGWMRLFSRAEALLPKWQARILVAGYVGVEEIIYRPVYISALLPFGKVIALLVSTVIFAGYQIFNVPNARAAIYPMIGALVLGLVNGSIFIHTGLIWPLVVAHIVFFISVSNSVDRS from the coding sequence ATGAGTAATTTTTTTGCGACTGAAGGAGAACGCTTAATCCGGTTATTAATCAGTATTATAATACTGGTTACTTATTATTATAAATTCTTGAATTGGGTTCGGGATTTTTGGGTGGCCCGGATCGCTAAAAAAGTAGGGGACTTTTATAAGGGGAAAACAAACTGGAAACTTTTTGATGTTGAAAATGTAGTAACACTGATGGTAAGTATATTGCTTCAGTTTGGATTATTTATTATTCTTGGGATAGTACTCGATTTTGATTTTCATTCTCTTTTTCCGGATACGTTTCTTCTTTTGCCTTTGTTTTTAGGTATTTTGCTCGGGTTTTCAGAAATGGCATTAGCAAGCGGATTTGTTTTGGTTGTAATGCGACTTATGATTCTTTTAAAACCATCGGCACCCACAAGTAATCATTATTGGTTTATCTTATTAAATTCGGGATGGATGCGCCTGTTTTCAAGAGCTGAAGCGCTTCTTCCGAAATGGCAGGCCAGAATATTAGTGGCGGGTTATGTCGGAGTGGAAGAAATTATCTACAGACCGGTTTATATTTCGGCTTTGTTGCCTTTTGGAAAGGTGATCGCTTTGTTGGTATCAACGGTTATTTTTGCCGGATATCAGATATTTAATGTACCTAATGCTAGAGCGGCTATTTATCCGATGATCGGAGCTTTGGTGTTAGGATTGGTCAACGGATCGATTTTTATCCATACCGGATTGATATGGCCTTTGGTGGTCGCGCATATTGTCTTTTTTATAAGTGTCAGCAATTCTGTAGACCGATCTTAA
- a CDS encoding CPBP family intramembrane glutamic endopeptidase encodes MLNIDPASYYILEMVVVVAGLGVFGIATHLQRGYFRFVPYIYMQLLTMIIIILTGLLTIGLSRFNSGNGIRIMLAVITAIPLAYVSFYLNNRIVGKYLNKKRDQGRKNRVGLQQIMISNANRKKENTIGNAVTKPKNEEWILLFTLVATAVLEEIIFRGILISYAFSQTYYLLFVIVILSLVSFCSAHIFFGSIHILAKLPLALCCLVSLIVFENLVGAILIHVIFNWRIWLKSEPGTLSYYFTVYKK; translated from the coding sequence ATGCTTAATATCGATCCGGCCAGTTATTATATATTAGAAATGGTTGTAGTTGTGGCCGGTCTGGGTGTGTTTGGTATTGCAACGCACTTACAAAGAGGGTATTTTCGTTTTGTACCGTATATATACATGCAGTTGCTAACGATGATCATTATAATTCTAACCGGATTGTTAACGATAGGGTTATCCCGATTCAATTCCGGTAATGGAATAAGAATAATGTTGGCGGTTATTACGGCCATTCCGCTTGCCTATGTTTCTTTTTATTTGAATAACCGTATAGTAGGTAAATATTTGAATAAAAAGAGAGATCAGGGACGAAAGAATCGGGTAGGACTTCAGCAGATAATGATCAGTAATGCCAACCGAAAAAAGGAAAATACGATAGGGAATGCAGTTACAAAACCTAAAAATGAAGAATGGATATTATTGTTTACACTGGTAGCTACCGCTGTTTTGGAAGAGATTATTTTTCGGGGTATATTAATTAGCTATGCTTTTAGTCAGACGTATTATTTATTATTTGTGATTGTAATACTAAGTCTGGTTTCATTTTGTAGTGCCCATATCTTTTTCGGAAGTATTCATATTCTGGCTAAGTTGCCTTTAGCGCTATGTTGTTTAGTAAGTCTTATCGTTTTTGAAAACCTGGTAGGTGCGATATTGATTCATGTTATTTTTAACTGGAGAATATGGTTGAAATCGGAACCGGGAACCTTAAGTTATTATTTTACCGTCTACAAAAAATAA
- a CDS encoding TlpA disulfide reductase family protein — protein sequence MKKLFLVLSIAAVFASCKKDDGYTITGEAKGIDNDKMVIIAMQSDLGPISKDTVKIKDGKFVFKGKAETPEFCFIRIQDVGDVVPFILENGDIKVEFVKDSIRNSKVTGSVTNDQFQKFNDESKPIYAKMQAFQIANNSKLAAAQQAKDTATVNSLIKQNMEFQNQLNKKSEDFIQNHPDSFLSVMLLENFMLYQTMPADKIESYYKKLTPAAKENKHGNAIKEFLAKQTAVQVGKPAPDFSAPNPEGKTVSLKESLGKATIIDFWASWCGPCRAENPNVVALYNELHSKGLNIIGVSLDQDAAKWKEAITKDQLTWTQISNLKSWQDPIAAQYNVKSIPQTFLLDASGKIVAKDLKGAELKTKVLELLAAK from the coding sequence ATGAAGAAACTTTTTTTAGTACTGTCAATTGCTGCAGTTTTTGCTTCTTGTAAAAAAGACGACGGTTATACAATTACCGGTGAAGCAAAAGGAATCGACAACGACAAAATGGTAATTATTGCCATGCAAAGCGATTTAGGCCCTATTTCTAAGGACACTGTAAAAATCAAAGACGGGAAATTCGTATTTAAAGGTAAAGCTGAAACACCTGAATTTTGTTTTATCAGAATCCAGGATGTAGGTGATGTAGTACCTTTTATCCTTGAAAACGGAGATATTAAAGTAGAATTTGTAAAAGATTCTATCCGTAACTCAAAAGTTACCGGAAGTGTGACTAACGATCAGTTCCAGAAATTCAACGATGAATCGAAACCGATTTATGCTAAAATGCAGGCTTTCCAAATAGCAAACAACAGTAAGTTAGCAGCAGCACAACAAGCAAAAGATACCGCTACTGTAAACAGTCTGATCAAACAAAATATGGAATTCCAGAATCAGCTGAATAAAAAATCAGAAGATTTTATCCAAAATCACCCGGATTCTTTCTTATCTGTGATGTTATTAGAGAACTTTATGTTATATCAGACAATGCCTGCTGATAAAATCGAAAGCTACTACAAAAAATTGACACCGGCAGCCAAAGAAAACAAGCACGGAAACGCTATTAAAGAGTTTTTAGCGAAACAAACTGCTGTACAAGTAGGTAAACCGGCTCCTGATTTCTCTGCTCCGAATCCGGAAGGAAAAACAGTATCATTAAAAGAATCGTTAGGAAAAGCAACAATCATCGATTTCTGGGCTTCCTGGTGTGGTCCTTGTCGTGCTGAAAATCCTAATGTAGTAGCCTTATACAATGAATTACATTCAAAAGGTTTAAACATTATTGGTGTTTCTTTAGATCAGGATGCTGCTAAATGGAAAGAAGCCATTACAAAAGATCAACTAACATGGACACAAATCTCCAATTTAAAATCATGGCAGGATCCGATTGCTGCACAATATAATGTAAAATCGATTCCGCAGACATTTCTTTTAGATGCTTCAGGAAAAATTGTAGCAAAAGACCTTAAAGGTGCTGAATTAAAAACGAAAGTTTTAGAGCTTTTAGCCGCAAAATAA
- a CDS encoding VOC family protein, protein MGNNSEFKITGVMDKPLAKLIMVNIPAPNVGEGRDFYNALFGTPFARSLHEEESYHAPVSAGVKVDISRPHVDGQPIAATLAVQNLEDSLKSISKHGGRVLERDLSLDIQEHFRTALTQNWKAIYNAAPGKSMGKSACIMDPFGNILYLVELEDWAEKAFQDGHLNLIVQGLIHGNAMRLSNALF, encoded by the coding sequence ATGGGAAATAATAGTGAATTTAAGATCACAGGGGTGATGGATAAACCGCTGGCAAAACTAATAATGGTTAATATTCCTGCGCCTAACGTGGGAGAAGGACGTGATTTTTACAATGCTCTTTTCGGAACTCCTTTTGCACGTTCGTTACATGAAGAGGAAAGTTACCATGCTCCGGTTTCTGCCGGTGTAAAAGTGGATATTTCAAGACCACATGTGGATGGTCAACCGATAGCGGCAACACTAGCCGTACAAAATTTAGAAGATTCGCTTAAAAGTATTAGTAAGCACGGAGGAAGAGTCCTTGAGCGTGACTTGTCTTTGGATATACAGGAACATTTCAGAACGGCCTTGACACAAAACTGGAAAGCAATTTATAATGCCGCACCGGGAAAATCAATGGGGAAATCGGCTTGTATTATGGATCCCTTCGGTAATATTTTATATCTGGTGGAATTAGAGGACTGGGCCGAAAAAGCTTTTCAAGACGGACACCTGAATTTAATTGTACAAGGGCTTATACATGGTAATGCAATGCGATTAAGTAACGCCTTATTTTAG
- a CDS encoding LTA synthase family protein, with protein sequence MNSNYRIQEYKALFYRLFLAYLFYFVARLLFFTYNYKILKVDSVTDFLALAYHGMVFDTAAILYLNALFIVFSILPLWITTKKGYQTFLFYLYFVFNLIGYATNFIDFIYYRFTYARTTIAFMDIIKNESNKGNMFSRFIVSYWHVYLLFFLCAFLWIYLYKKVKIKEVVADNKMKYFLSSVLGLVVIAVMAVGGIRGDFKKSTRPINIVDANRYVTKPEHADIVLNTPFAIIRTMRTTSFKKVNFVTPEVVNRELEPIKLYKNNPKTKPNIVIFITESYGREYIGAFNKDSKIPEFVSYTPFIDSLAQHSLIFTNAFANGSKSIHGMSSVLAGIPSFQDAFTSSPYPKQKIQSLVSTLKEEGYDTSFFHGAPNGSMGFLGFGNILGFDHYYGKTEYNNDADFDGSWGIWDEPFFQYMKQTFDKKKQPFMGTIFTVSSHEPFVIPEKYKGKFPMGTIPMHQVVGYTDYAFKKFFEAARKEPWFQNTIFVITADHCNQVAYGEYEKVINRSAVPILIYKPDGSLKGENKELAQQIDIYPTLLDMIGYDKPFRSWGRSLVGEKSIKPFVINYNGTQYQFQRGNYICLFDGKKATGFYAISDKGLEKNLIANRNKEMDDLEIACKAFLQDYYERIIDKKMYAK encoded by the coding sequence ATGAACTCCAATTATCGTATTCAGGAATATAAGGCCTTATTCTATCGGTTATTTTTAGCGTATTTATTTTATTTTGTAGCTCGTTTATTGTTCTTTACTTATAATTATAAGATACTTAAAGTAGATTCGGTTACCGATTTCCTGGCTTTGGCTTATCACGGAATGGTTTTCGATACGGCTGCTATATTGTATCTGAATGCCTTGTTTATTGTATTCTCGATCCTGCCTTTATGGATTACAACTAAAAAGGGATATCAGACATTTTTGTTTTATCTCTATTTTGTTTTTAATCTTATCGGATATGCGACGAATTTTATAGACTTTATCTACTATCGTTTTACTTATGCCCGGACTACGATTGCTTTTATGGATATCATAAAAAACGAATCGAATAAAGGGAATATGTTTTCGCGTTTTATTGTGAGCTACTGGCATGTTTATCTGTTGTTCTTTTTATGTGCTTTCCTTTGGATTTATTTGTATAAAAAAGTGAAGATAAAAGAGGTGGTGGCCGACAATAAAATGAAATATTTCCTGTCTTCTGTTTTAGGACTTGTTGTAATTGCGGTTATGGCTGTAGGCGGAATTAGAGGCGACTTCAAAAAGAGTACACGTCCTATTAATATTGTTGATGCGAACCGTTATGTAACAAAACCGGAACATGCGGATATTGTTTTGAATACTCCTTTTGCCATCATACGAACAATGCGAACCACTAGCTTTAAAAAGGTGAATTTTGTGACGCCGGAAGTAGTGAATCGCGAACTGGAACCGATTAAGTTGTATAAAAACAATCCTAAGACGAAACCGAATATTGTGATCTTTATTACGGAAAGTTACGGACGGGAATATATCGGTGCGTTTAATAAGGATTCTAAAATACCGGAATTTGTAAGTTATACACCGTTTATCGATTCGTTGGCGCAACACAGTCTTATTTTTACGAATGCGTTTGCAAACGGAAGTAAGTCAATTCACGGAATGTCTTCCGTTTTAGCGGGTATTCCATCTTTTCAGGATGCGTTTACCTCGTCACCTTATCCGAAACAAAAAATCCAGTCGTTGGTGTCTACTTTAAAAGAGGAGGGTTATGATACTTCTTTCTTCCACGGTGCGCCAAACGGATCAATGGGCTTCCTGGGATTTGGAAACATACTTGGTTTTGATCACTATTATGGTAAAACGGAATACAATAATGATGCGGATTTTGACGGTTCCTGGGGAATTTGGGATGAGCCGTTCTTTCAATATATGAAGCAAACGTTCGATAAGAAAAAACAACCTTTTATGGGGACTATCTTTACGGTATCGTCTCATGAACCGTTCGTGATTCCTGAAAAATACAAAGGAAAATTCCCGATGGGGACCATACCGATGCATCAGGTAGTGGGTTATACGGATTATGCGTTTAAAAAATTCTTTGAAGCGGCTCGTAAAGAACCGTGGTTTCAAAATACGATTTTTGTGATTACGGCCGACCATTGTAATCAGGTGGCGTATGGCGAATATGAGAAAGTGATAAATCGTTCGGCGGTGCCTATTCTAATCTATAAACCGGACGGAAGTCTGAAAGGTGAAAATAAAGAACTGGCACAGCAAATAGATATTTATCCAACTTTATTGGATATGATCGGTTATGATAAACCATTTAGAAGCTGGGGAAGAAGCTTAGTGGGTGAAAAATCGATAAAACCTTTTGTGATTAATTATAACGGTACGCAATACCAGTTCCAAAGAGGAAATTATATCTGTTTATTTGACGGTAAAAAAGCAACCGGTTTCTACGCCATTAGCGATAAGGGACTGGAAAAAAATCTGATTGCCAATCGAAACAAGGAAATGGATGATTTAGAGATTGCCTGTAAAGCCTTTTTACAGGATTACTATGAGCGAATCATTGATAAAAAAATGTACGCGAAATAA
- a CDS encoding TOMM precursor leader peptide-binding protein, with product MGNLAIKRFFTLIMHSPDEVEIRNGVWNTTSFSLKDDHQKGILAEIVRSLDGNFSALEIAKNLNCKRKEVEDVIDYLDQLGILEDGPGSALDYYLDTIVPTLMGSETQSEKKVILLGSSVLTQELRKLLESSESNIKISEITELPAQVYENGGEWRFDGLKNTLMLEQFKSFSDSFLIGAFSSIDTLAFEAVNRASIEYGFPWLHLAVDGPMIIVGPLFTPSKGPCYECFEKRVSLNLRNHASYVDYKNALTEKRIKNGVVPIDGILANLAASHAALEALNFLNTGQSFTFGKALCIYIPTMEFSYNEVLRLPGCHACGSLTELEDTELYFDVRNIFNES from the coding sequence ATGGGAAACCTCGCAATAAAAAGATTTTTCACCTTAATTATGCATAGCCCTGATGAGGTCGAAATTAGAAATGGCGTCTGGAATACAACGTCATTTTCATTAAAAGACGACCATCAAAAAGGAATTTTGGCTGAAATTGTCAGATCATTGGACGGCAATTTTTCAGCATTGGAAATCGCGAAGAATCTCAACTGTAAACGTAAAGAAGTTGAAGATGTAATCGATTATCTGGATCAGCTCGGTATACTGGAAGATGGTCCGGGTTCTGCTCTCGATTATTATCTGGATACTATTGTACCTACCTTGATGGGAAGTGAAACACAATCGGAAAAGAAAGTAATTTTACTCGGATCAAGTGTATTAACGCAGGAATTACGTAAACTTTTGGAATCAAGCGAGAGTAATATCAAGATTTCTGAGATAACCGAACTTCCGGCTCAGGTATACGAAAATGGAGGAGAATGGCGATTTGACGGCTTAAAAAATACGTTAATGCTGGAACAATTCAAGTCCTTTTCCGATTCATTTCTAATCGGTGCGTTTTCATCTATCGATACACTGGCTTTCGAAGCGGTTAACCGGGCTTCAATTGAATATGGATTTCCGTGGCTTCATTTGGCAGTTGACGGACCAATGATCATTGTAGGACCGTTATTTACGCCGTCTAAAGGACCTTGCTATGAATGTTTTGAAAAACGGGTATCGTTAAACTTACGAAATCACGCTTCTTATGTCGACTATAAAAATGCCCTGACAGAAAAAAGGATTAAAAACGGAGTGGTGCCTATCGATGGAATTCTCGCGAATCTTGCGGCATCCCATGCTGCTCTTGAAGCATTAAACTTTTTGAATACAGGACAGTCTTTTACTTTTGGTAAAGCACTTTGCATTTATATTCCGACGATGGAGTTCTCGTATAATGAAGTTTTACGTTTACCGGGATGTCATGCCTGCGGATCGCTAACCGAGCTGGAGGATACGGAATTGTATTTTGATGTCAGAAACATATTTAATGAAAGCTGA
- a CDS encoding YcaO-like family protein — translation MSETYLMKADMNISSTIKFQNDHFSAVTHKLQQKMVSPLCGLVQRVSYMNRSTNDATFMTAGGELTGVHILRNQKNPGPNAYHIGGGGFLQDEPLIRVLAESAERYAQLTSALYMQSKIKFHSFQEGAAMGLKQISKSAFTLFGADQYEEEGFPFTKFSEEVPMGWIKMQSLTHEDFSYVPAQFSLVGYVPRISKGEQWLFSAVSTGSAAHVSHTRALRSGILELIQIDAAMGHWYSDGLAPRIIFDNRTKGIEKIIKKQFNTTSLIPTFYYLKSADLPGISVACIVRDDQNLPAASVGLGCDMTLESAMYKALLEAVAVVQLVKLNLLYLPKEQKSILTHGGEIEYLNFDSNVARYAFPVHAKTLDDKFISKGIPAQDLPADSTMSYEEELQHLIDAFKRNNFDLFGIDMTTPEIDELGIKTVRAWSPNTLALCLPTRPQGHHIRFAKYGGCTHFNPHPYA, via the coding sequence ATGTCAGAAACATATTTAATGAAAGCTGATATGAATATCTCATCTACTATAAAATTTCAGAATGATCATTTTTCAGCTGTTACCCATAAGCTACAGCAAAAAATGGTGAGCCCTTTATGCGGATTGGTACAACGTGTCAGTTATATGAATCGCAGTACTAATGATGCAACGTTTATGACGGCCGGAGGAGAGTTAACAGGTGTACATATCCTGCGTAATCAGAAAAATCCCGGTCCTAATGCTTATCATATCGGCGGCGGTGGTTTTTTACAGGATGAACCGTTAATCCGGGTGTTGGCTGAATCGGCCGAGCGTTATGCGCAACTTACCTCGGCACTTTATATGCAATCTAAAATTAAGTTTCACTCTTTTCAGGAAGGTGCTGCTATGGGATTAAAGCAGATTTCAAAAAGTGCTTTTACTTTATTCGGAGCTGATCAATATGAAGAAGAAGGATTTCCGTTTACGAAATTTTCTGAAGAGGTTCCGATGGGGTGGATAAAAATGCAATCGCTTACTCATGAGGATTTCAGCTATGTTCCGGCACAATTTTCCCTTGTTGGCTATGTACCGAGGATATCGAAAGGGGAACAATGGCTTTTTTCGGCTGTTTCGACCGGTTCGGCTGCTCATGTATCGCATACCCGTGCATTGCGTTCCGGAATTCTGGAATTGATACAGATTGATGCGGCTATGGGACATTGGTATTCCGATGGCCTGGCTCCGAGAATAATTTTCGATAATCGAACGAAAGGAATCGAAAAGATTATAAAAAAGCAGTTTAATACGACAAGCCTGATACCGACATTCTATTATTTAAAGTCAGCTGATTTACCCGGTATTTCGGTGGCTTGTATTGTAAGAGATGATCAAAATCTCCCGGCAGCAAGTGTTGGTCTGGGTTGTGATATGACGCTTGAATCGGCGATGTATAAAGCTTTGTTGGAAGCTGTTGCTGTCGTGCAATTGGTAAAACTGAATTTATTGTATTTGCCGAAAGAACAAAAAAGTATTCTGACGCACGGCGGGGAAATTGAATATCTGAATTTTGATTCAAATGTTGCGCGCTACGCCTTTCCGGTACATGCTAAAACATTAGACGATAAATTTATTTCAAAAGGTATTCCGGCGCAAGATTTACCGGCTGATTCGACGATGTCTTATGAAGAAGAGCTGCAACATTTAATTGATGCATTTAAACGTAACAATTTTGATTTGTTCGGCATTGATATGACAACTCCGGAAATTGATGAGCTTGGAATCAAGACGGTCAGAGCCTGGTCGCCGAATACGCTGGCGCTTTGTTTGCCAACCCGTCCGCAGGGACATCATATACGATTTGCGAAATACGGAGGTTGTACTCATTTTAATCCACATCCTTATGCTTAA